The Triticum urartu cultivar G1812 chromosome 5, Tu2.1, whole genome shotgun sequence genome contains the following window.
aaatcatttctaggtacataagtatctatttaatcagagaaacatcaaaagtttcccaagattcaaccactagctaggaatggtCAAACCCGTTGTTTTGATCGCATTtcgaaacgggcataaaaaattcaaaaacattcaaaaaattggaaaaccttcgcattgtgtcattatatgtgaccaagtttctaggaaaaataataaaattgtaatacggcaattattttaaaaaagtgttctcagaaatgagctatcatgcgtgaagattcagggttttcaagccaaatgatcaaacttatggccacattcatggcatagtttgttcaaatgatctcatattgtgcacaatggtgtatcttggaattccaaacaatgttgcctaagggagtttttattttctttgcacggaaaattcattttccattttctgagtgcccgaattgagttctttttttgtgaaggacctaccatgtatttttgcaaaattggaccaaatcaaatttctaaaatactaggccatatttgattcacaattgaccaaatggttgggtgtcaaaagccttgatccacctctggtgaaaaagataaattcccgccgattcagtaggaagcgggtcaaatttgaactgcagctgcctcatagtttgctccttattttttcaaaaaatcatttctagatgcataagtatctatttaatcagagaaacatcaaaagttttccaagattcaaccactagctaggaacggttaAACCCAACGTTTTGACCGCATTtcgaaacgggcataaaaaattcaaaaaaatcaaaaaattggaaaaccttcgcattgtgtcattatatgtgacctaGTTTCCAGGacaaataataaacttgtaatacggcaattatttttaaaaagtgttctcagaaatgagctatcatgtgtgaagatttatggctttcaagccaaatgatcaatcttatggccacattcatggcatagtttgttcaaataatctcatattgtgcagaagggtgcatcttggaattccaaacaatgttgcctaagggattttttattttctttgcacggaaaattcattttccattttctgattgcccgaattgagttctttttgtgaaggacctaccatatatttgttgcaaaattggaccaaataaattttataaaatactaggccatatttgattcacaattgaccaaatggttgggtgtcaaaagccttgatccacctctggtgaaaaagacaaattcatgttgattcagtaggaagcgggtcaaatttgaactgcagctgcctcatagtttgctctttattttttcaaaaaatcatttctcggtacataagtatctatttagtCAGATAACCAtaaaaagttttccaagattcaaccactagctaggaacggtcaaacccgccgttttgatcgcatttcaaaacgggcataaaaattcaaaaaaaattaaaaaattggaaaaccttcgcattgtgtcattatatgtgaccaagtttccaggaaaaataataaaattgTAATACGGCAATTTTTTAGAAAAATTGTTCTAAAAAATGAGCTGTCATGCGCGAAGATTCAgggttttcaagccaaatgagcaaacttatggccacattcattgcatagtttgttcaaatgatctcatattgtgcacaagggtgcatcttggaattccaaacaatgttgcctaagggagttttcattttttttgcacggaaaattcattttccattttttgaatgcccaaaatgagtttttttgtgaaggagctaccatatatttgttgcaaaattggaccaaataatttttataaaatattaggacatatttaatgcataattgacaaaatggtttggtgtcaaaagttttgatccaccacttgtgaaaagacaaatttctgccgattcagtaggaagcgggtcaattTGGAACTGCATCTAccttatagtttgctctttattttaaaaaaaacatTTCTAGGTatataagtatctatttaatcataaatacatggtttggtggtgatacatcgaggtttggatggtggacgagggccccaactctagaacgcgtaaactcgcatgctcgccgcgtggtcaccgcgtggctgtggcattgccatgtgttctgggtggcctaggcatgtctagcgGGTTGGGTACTCCCCAGgaaggtgctaggaagaaaattacaacataagattctcacgacgagaccgaactatgctcaaacatgaattagcagccaagtgtttgattagcgatACGGGAAATGCAcgtggccaatgggcgtgagttttggccgAGGGTGATCATATACTAAGAAGATTGTCTTCACAattttttagctcaaaaggaggagcctgggtggtacttgctttgcaaagtaccacactggacataaatatGAATGTtaaagctgggctcaaaataatgaatggattgagctgaaatttggtgggggtggttatttgggcataggaaagcactgtagaaaatttataccatttggacatgccaaagtggtacttccttcacaatgctattccctggacagaaacttgggaaaattAGCGAGAGAAATTGGAtaaatgaaatgagctcaaatttggtgtaggtaagttacataggtatggtcatgccctggtaaattttcagatcatttgggtaagcctagctagtacttacttcacaaagcttctctcaagatagaaactttggaaatttcctgagaaagatttaccAGGCAAATGGAGCTAACTATAATCATgcggcaatgatttgggtatggaagagtgcccaaaaagtttgagggtaataggagggatctggataacacttgctttgcaatctgccaatctggccataaaatataaattgaacctgggctcacatagatgatttgactaagctgcaatttggaggagggtgataatttgggcatatgaaagaattgtataaatttcatgtcatttggatatataaaaaTGGTACTtacttcacaatgcttctaggtggaaaaaaactttggaaatttgccgaggaagatttactgggcaaatggagctgaattttgtcatgaggCAATGATTTAGATAGGAAAGAGTGCCGAAAATTTTtaagggcaatcaagaatatataaatagcacttccttcacaaagtattattgtgaacagaataggaaaatgaatattgttgaattatttttgaactaggcaaggaaggtttttttacatatttgactaagatatgacccaaagaatttacgAGTTTTTTTTGGGGAATTTTGGGAATggcagaaatataggttgcttcacaacctagggcaaaaattgccacatggacatgacacataggaaaaactgatgaggtggcgcctagtcatagcaacccaccacaatttacaaggttatgaccatctatattggtcatgatcagctagaaataaggcagcagaccagtgctatctgctttatgaccatttcgtgtaaggaaattacgaccattctgaccaaaatggtcgttatagtttagggtttggagcccctcgaacagcttttgaccaattggtctcaaatggtcatagatctatgaccaattctttcAGGGTCACTAACacaaggtcactagttgacatatttcttgtagtagCCGGAGGTGCCGCTCCCTTGAGGCCCAGTgtggagtagctgcttcttcttcttgggattggcctcaggagggtactgcgCCCCCGCGCTGTCATGGTCTTCGATCgatgcagcttggaaggcgcgctcgagggagcacaccacgtctctttcttcacaggggaccgtgatgattctgccgcttcccggcatcttgaggacgttgtagccatggtgggtgactgccatgaatttggccagcgctgggtatccgaggatggcattgtacggcagacggatgtgggcgacgtcaaagtcgatgagctcggtgtggtagttgttgcattgaccgaaggtgacagggagacgaacttgccctatcggggtggtggagcggTCAGTCACTCccgagaaaggcttggtaggttggagctgatcgtatggcacttgaaggctgtcgaacgtctcgacggacaggacattgagccctgcgccgccgtcgatgagggtcttggtgactcgGACATTGCTGATGACAGGTGAATAGAGCATTGGGAGAACGCCGGCTGtcgccgcacacttgagctggtctgccgagttaaaggtgatggcgtacttggaccatctgagcggacacgtggcttcgagcttggggagggctgcattcacctcgcgagagaacttcttgaagatgcgctgggaggctggggcctgagcgccacccaagatgcaggcgatggcgcgcggctcttggaagcccccagccccctcgtcttgttggtggtcgtcattcctccTTGGCGGAGGCAGCAGAGGGAGACCAGGGTTGCCCTGAGGTCGGTCCTCGTGAGGCTGGTCGcgccaggcgccctcacgaggctggtcctgccaacgGTCCTCGCGAGactggtcgcgccactcctggcaaggcccacggtcgtcccaacgtcctccacctcgtccacctcctcggccgtagccccggtcgttgtgCTCGGgccgtcgaccgaagcgtccatctcggatggccctgagctcttgacaatcatTGATGTTGTGGGTAcgcacgttgtggaaggcgcagaacgtgTGGCTGCCCTTAGGCGACTCGGGAAGATCTCGGTcgcgcttggtgtctggctctGCTGCTAATACGGCTACCCCTTTatgcttcacgtccttggccttcttctcctctggatccgcagcagggagctcgagaagggagaggcacccttcctcagctcttgtgcacttggtcgcgatgttgaacagctccaaggtcgtgcacagctcttcatggatggcgagctcctccttcatcttgatgtcgcggacgccgtcagaaaatgctgagatgatggcctcgtcggtcaccttggggatcttcaCGCGCACGTCATTGAACagctggatgtacttttgcagggtctctcTCGGTTGTTGCTTGATGCAACACAGGTCACCCGCGGCGGGGGGAGttcacgagtgccctggaagttggcgatgaagcagacgcgcatctcatcccaggaggagatcgagcctggaggcaggttcaggagccacgagcgagcCCCGTCCTTAAGAgtcatgggaaaccagtttgccatgacctttTCATCGCCATTGGCCGCCTCGGCGCTCAACTCGTAGAGTTGTAGGAATtccgcagggtcgggggtgccgtcgtagcgtggaggtagatctggcttgaacttgcccgacCAGACGATGCTATGCAGCTCGGGAGTGAAGGCGCGATAACCTGCCGTGGCCACAGGGGGCTTGTTGCGGAGGCAAAGCTTGGCCGGGGTGCCCCTGAGCTGCCCCGGCATGCGGCGCATGGACCTGTCGCAGCAAGCAATCCTGGCGCAACAGAGCCGGGAGCGGTGGAGTGTTTCCTTGCGGACAGGGAATCTCTTGGCAGTTTCTTTCTTCGTGCGCGGGCACGTGACGCGGTAGGTCACATCGTGGTGTCGCGCACCTTGGAGCGAGGGTGCCGTCCTGACGTGGGGGAGGCGAAGGCGCACCGCGAGCTGCACGCCTCGGCGCGAGGGCGCCATCTTGTTggggaggaggcggaggagctcCGTGAGCCACGTCGCTGCAGTTGGGGGCGGGCAAGGCAGCGAGAGGAATGCTGCAGGAGAGCCCCCCGCGGCGCtaacaagctcggcgatgcggtccggacagtcctcgtagaggtcgtcgaccgagcggtagcgcaggagctcgtgtgccatgagcagcgcggcctgcgcGTCCGTGGGCGCGCGACGAGCGTTGGACGATGAGTGAGCAGGAGTCAGCGACGGAGTGGCGGTGTGCCATCACGGCGCACGGAGGCATGCAGCGAAGAGGCTTGCTGGTCGTTTGCCACTAGACATGTGACGGCGTTGGCGGTGGGTGATGGAGAGCGGCGGggaggcccgccgacaggggTTGTCTGAGCGACGCGGGTGGTAAGGGCGGCCTGGCGCTCAGCGCGAGGCCGGCGAGCTTCAGCCATGAACTTGGTGGAGTGACGAAGAGCGGATAggcgaagaagaaagtttcggcgcacccctacctgacgcgccaaatgtcggatttcgggttccggcaaacccttaaggttcgaacactggggtgcgcacgaagttctctccctctctctagCTCGCACGCTTCGTAGGATCTCACAGCCTAGCTCGTCGGACTCAAAGAacgagagacacaagatttatactggttcaggccaccgttgtggtgtaataccctactccagtgtggtgtggtggattgcctcttgggctgtgGATAAACAGTTACaaaggaagaatagcctcctgaggagaggtgttcttgtgcttggcgaacttatgtggttggggatgatctgaatgatccgtTGCGTGACCTCCCTTCTACCTCCTCTCTGGATCAGTTGCCTCCTattgtggtggctagtcctatttatagaggccctggtcctcttcccagaTATTGAGCGGGAAGGAATCCCACACCGGCCAATTTGAAGGGAGAcgactagtacaagttatcctgacaaaaatagtcttcacctgccaaaggctctggtgatgacgccgtcttgggctccacggtgatcCCGTCTtactgtcctgctggtcttggtcttgttgcaccaatgtGGAAACCTTTGcgtgatgcctcgggactcctcgcctacgtttgcttctttagcaccaaagaggaaacgaggacactgcgcgcgctggtgCCCACCTGGcgccagtcgtcatggcttgcatcacagaaacctcgcgaggtgtccattgccttgatctctccgtcCCTCACGACCAgtctggtgaggccgcccctgaggaggtcttgtgtcgtccgcctcgcgaggcttggcccctcgcgaaggtcttgagtgcttgttggtgaagatgggatGTACAGGCCGACGAtggagccacgctgtgggccgcaaGCAAGCAAGTCTGGGAACTCCCGTTTCCAGAACACCGACAGTGATGACATGACCTTCCCAGTTACGCTATAATTTTACGAGTTCCCTCACAAATGTCACCGAGGATCTCTTCGATACAGTGTTTTATTGGCCCCACCAATGGTTTACCTGGTTCCAAGGATTATAAATTGGGTTCCAATTAGTTAACTCACACAATAATTAGTTAGTCTTGTTGGGAGGTTGTTTGACTTAATCCACAATGGTGAGATTGTGAGTTCCACCTTTGACAAAAATATTATTAAAAAAATATTACTTGACTGAAAACATAATCACCCATGTACAGGAGGGAAATACTCGTCTTTGCATGAAAGCGGCTCCTCTATCGTGCCCTACCTGttgttgggtcactgacatgtgggccagggTCTCAacgggcccacatgtcattgatGGAATGGCAGGGTACCGTACATCAGACGAGGATCGTCCGTCTTCACATACCACGAGAAAAATCACAGAAAGAGAACCGAAAGAAATATCTAGacaagagagagaggaagagcgGAATCGTTCGGCCAGAGCACGCCGGATGAGAACGGGCGGCTTTAGCTCGAACGTTCGCCAAATATATTTGGCAtttaggggctgtttggttctaAGAATAgcattgccacactttgccacatATTTTTATCAAGCTTGCCTAAggttagttcatcaaaatgagaGTCACAAGTTGGCAAgactaagggaatcttgccacatttttgtgtgtatgccatgtggggTCCAAATATGGCTTGACTAAGGTGTAGCTTAAACCAAACACTCAtctaagttggtcaaacttgcaTAACCTTAGTTGTGATAATCTTTGGCTGAGTTAGTCACAAACCAAACTGCCCCTTAGTAATTCCCTGATGAGTCGATGATAAATATGGTGAAGCAGATGGATATGTTTCGTTATCTCACAAGATACAAACAGTAAAAAATAACACTTATTTCCATATTATTGACCAAACATTTGGTTTTGCTTCTTATTCTTTGGAACGAGAGAGGGCCGTAGGGGCCTGCCTTTAACAAGACAATGTGTACTTGATATGTAGGTACACCATGCCCGTAGTAGGTCTAGATTTTTATTTTGGAGAAAGCAAAGTACTGCCCCCTGTGGGCTGTGGTGTGCCCACTTCTTGCTGCATGCATGCCCTGCTCTCTCTGCACATCTTTTTCAGTTTTCCCTCTTTCCTCAGTTCTTCTTCCTCGCCTGTCTGTCTGTAGTCTGCTCCTCTCTACCAAAGGACAAAACAACCAAAGCTGCATGGTTCTAGTACTATTATTATTTTGCTCTGGTTCCAGTTTAAAATAATATAATCAGGGGACCCACACGCATGCTTCCGTGTGCTTAGTCGAAAGCCCCAGCTGTGACTTGGATTACCCATGCCCCAAATGGTGATTGGACTTATTATGCCATGGAGGCAGGCAATGACAAACAAATGATTTGAGGAGTGGTTGGAAAAGTTTGAGGGAAGCAGCACATGGAGAGAGACTTGTGTGTGTCCCTTCCTCCGGTCCTCCTCCCCCCCTCGCTTGTCAAATGCTTTATCACTGGCATGTGGGTCCAACCGAGTTGCCATGGGGATTGGGCCTATGTGTCAGCCGCTATGAGCGAGGGAATGAGTTTGAATGTGTGCAAGTGCTTTTCTGGCCATTACGTGTAGGTGGGTGTACTTAAGTAGGGTTCCAAGTTGTAGGAGACTTTTTGTGAGTTGTAACAGCAAGAGTAGGACTAGGAGGGACAGAGAAAGCACTGATGTGGAAATACAGTGCCAATCAACGCACATCATGGGAACACTGGTCAAGGCATTGGTCCTTTCATGTTTTTATAAATCAAGCGTGCCAATTTCCCTGACACGTATTGCTAATGTTTAGGCCATGCGTTTTTCTCAAAGCCCATTTTGGATCATCTTTGGGAAGGAGTTTTTAGACAAACTCATCCTTTTTTCTCTTTATTCATCAATCATGGCATTACAGAGAACACTAGAAGTAATAATTTATTCCTCAAAATTTAGTGTGAAACGCATGCCCATCTAGTTGACGACTTGAATGGTACTTATTAGACTAACTCTAGCAGAATCATCATCTCGACCCGATCGGCATAATAACCGTCAATTTGATGATTTTGGCCGAATTGGACGATCTAGAAGAGTCGTCATCCTGTTCTGGATCGCCATAAATATTTTTTTGCGAAAATAATCTAGATTTATTATCAAAAGTCACCAGAAGTATAATTCCTcttaaacataataaaaattacattgagaTTCTGAGACCACCGACCGACCACTACCGTCGTCAAAACAAGCCGCAGGCGCGCCGTTGTCGCCGCTCCCCTACCGGAGCCGGCTTGACTTTGCCGATGACAACCGGGAGGTCTTCATGCACGTGTCCCTAAGGACCAGCACCCTGAAGCCGCATTCATCGCCGTTGAACCCTTAAATATATCTGAAGCACTTGACACCAAATCTCGTCACACGACGAGAAACCATAACCATAATTTATAGAGGCTCCTCCAAATCGAGCCCACAAGCCACCATACTTGGAGGTTGTGTGGCATTGCTTTGGAGCGCGCACACACCATCACAAACTGCTCGCGCGGGAGGAAAGATTCACTCCCTCCCCCTCTTCATCATCTCGCGCGGCCCACCTTCCCTTCCTACCGACGGTGTAGACGGCCAAACGACTATCTCACTGTGATGTAGAACTGTTAGCGGCAATTTCCGCCATGTTGCCCATCGACTGTGAGTATAAAAAGGGCGTTGACATGTCCCACCTAGCTCATATCCCTCTCGCCGCCCATAGCCTCCCTCTCCCGCCGCTGCCCTTCACAACCTTCACTTCCTCATAATCCCGAAACACACGACATTGTTCATAATAATACTAAGGTGTCTCacctaaagcttggtacaatttTAAACAGCTATGATATGAAAAAAGTTGTTAACCGAGCACCATCACCGAAATTGGTACCCCACCATCAGAATTATTGGCATGCATGCTATGCGGAGTTGATTGCAATTATGGCCATGCCGTGGGCGTCGCCGGCCTGTTGATGTGAGTGGGGCAAAGTAGAAGGTGAAAAATTTGAAAATAAGTATGTGGACAATAACATATGAGTCCCATATGTATGAAATTTGTGAAGACTAAGATACGACGACTCTAAATTTGCACGTCATTTGTCCAACCTCGAGAACATTATGGAGTGAAGCTTTATAATATAGCAACTCCGAATATGACGACtgtgctagagttgctcttacaTCAGAGCGAGACACATAGGGTATGTGTTTTTCCTAGCACAAGTTTGACAAGTGCGGATCTCAGTAACTAGTGGGTAGTGGCAAGGCTGATGATGCTCATTTTATGGTGGGGCAAATGGCAAGGTATTGCAGGCAGCATACACTTTGCCTAGgtatcctttgttttgttttttccAACATGCTCATGTGCAGTGCCCCAAAGAAACAGAAATCCTTGCTTATGTGTAGCAGTGCTGTGCCGGGCATTGTGCTTAATCAGCACAAGATGCCACGGAGAGGGGGCCTAGCTTTGAAGCGTGTAGTCTTTGGAGGAAAGGAAATGAAAGCATGTAGGCAGAGGTTCCCTTcaacagtagtagtagtaagAGTATCTCCAACAGGTGCTGCAAAAGACGCGCTCGCGCGGTAAAATTTGGGTTTAGCGCGCGCCAGTTGGTTCCGCGCGCTCCAGCGGTGGCGGGAAGTTACTGCGCGCGGGGGAGAAAGCAGCACGCGGCGCGGTAGATTTGGGGCGCCGCTTCGCGCGCGCCTATAAAATGCCGCGCTCGCCATGCGCACACACACAGCCACGCGCCCTCCCCTCGCAACCTCACCGCTTCGCCGCTTTCCGCGCCACCATGCTGCCGCGCCGCCGGGGTTCGTCGGGCTACCGCGGCGTCCGCGAGCGCCCCAACGGCTGGTACTCCGCCGAGATCCGGTCCGGCGACGTCAGGCTCGGCCTCGGATCGTTCCGGAGCGCGTACGAGGCGGCTCGCGCGTACGACGTGGCGGCGTGGCGGTTGGATAGGCCCCGGACGCAGATGAACTTCCGGGACGTCTTCACGCGCGAGCAGGCGCAGTGCgtcgcccctccgccgcgtctcATCACCGACGTGGACCGTGCCGATCACGCTCGgcgctgccgccgcctcctcatCGCCGAGGAGGACGAGCGAGCCATGGCGGAGTGGCGCCGTCGCCACCCGGAGGACGTCGCCGACGAGCGTGCCTACTGGGCGGAGAGGACGGCAAGGCGCCGCGCGGAGCGGGCGGACCGGCGTCGGCGGAAGGCATTGGCGAATGCGCAGTGCGACATCGTTTCAGCAGGTGGGAGGTCGGTCTTCACGTCAGACGATGAACGTTGGGACGACATTTGGCTCGATACCTCGGACAACACCGACgaggatgatgatggtgatgatgatggtagCGATTTGGAGTAGCTTCTATATAGTATGCCGTAGTAGTTTTCTATCTAGTTGCATCGTAATTCTATCTATCTATGTTTTCGAACTATCTATCGTTGCACCGATGTAAAATACCTTTGTATCGTTTTTTTATCTATGCAATTTATCTTTATTTTTTATCTATACAATTTATCTTTATTTTTATGCTTCCGAAAATGTTGTCAcgcgcgctgcattttagcgCGCTGCTGGAGCGGCGCACGCACGCTGCATTTTAGCGCGGCTGCTGGAGCCAGCGCTGCGCGCCGTGCCAAATCAGGCGATGCGCGCGCGGCAAATCTGTTTTTTGCGTGCGGCGCGTCcggcgcctgttggagatgctctaacactGTGAGAGCGATCGCTTGCCTCGAGGTCAAAGCCTACAAAAGTCCAAGCAAGAGACTACTGGGGCTAAAGCTCTTTGCAATCCGAATATGTTTTCAGGCTTGCATGGTTAACGTTGGAGTTGTTTACGGTTGCTTTGGCACCTTCTCATCGCGTACGTTGGTAGATTACAAGCGACGTCGACCTCATGCTTTCAACCGTTCCCGATGCCCGGGTCAATCGCAAGGCTCATCCCCACCATCCCAGTTTTGGTGATATGGCCGGGTTGGGTCTCTGCCTTGCTTAGCGTCTTTTTCTTCTTCAACAAAGGGCAATATACATCCTTTCTCTAGAAATGTTATTACTCAAGTAGACTTGTTCATCCACAATATAATAATGTCAAGACGATATCAATTCCACCAAACCTCTGCAAAGACACAATATCGAGACATCGAGAATGTACACAACCAAAACTACTAAAAAAAGTGAaggaataaataaaaacaacacgGCCAACAACTTGCAACTTATAAGCAGCAACACCTTCCACCGTTCTTGAGAACACATGAAATAAGCAAAATGTTCTTCAAAAGCAACGCTTTCATAAAGGAAACGATGCACAAGTGCCGTCATCGTCGGATTCAACCATTGAACATCATATCTTGGGTTTTCACCCAGGAGAGCACGTCTAAGGAATCTCCATGCAATGCTTCCAGCAAGGACACGACGTGTAAACACCGTCCTTGCTAGGTGCAAACATCGAAGGCTAGACCTAATATTTTCACCCTAGAGCTTGAGACCCTATACTCAGTAAAGCACCACCAAACCCTAGTCTTCTAGTGTTGCCGCACCCAGTATTTAAAGAAGCCGATGTTGTATGAAGGGGAATGCCCACATGCCATGGTCACGGGAAATTGAAATTAAAAATGTTTCATGGTGTAAATGCCTAGAGACAGTCGCTCCCGTGCTTAACCATGGAGTGAACATCATCGCGCAAGCAAGGCCATGCGTGCAAACAAGAAATGTCGAACAACATGAAGAACCCAATGTCGTCAACAACTTCTCGCTTGCACCGTTGCACGTGTTCCAAAACCAGTGTGGTAGAGCCTTGACGGCGACTATGGCACGGAGATGTGGGAAGTTGTAGCCGCACCATCCCCACCCCACGAGTGCACCTCTTCAACTAGTCATTGTCGCTGCCACGTCGCcgatgacccccccccccccccccccccccccccccccgcgcccccTCCCCGAGCCACCGCTGGAGGCCATATCGTATGACTTGATGCCTCCACTTCTCTTGGTACAAAATCCAGAGTTGGTTGTCGCACCACCCACGGGGCAAGCCATAAGCGGATATATCTAGCAACTGATGGAGCAGAAGGCAAGCCAAAGTCGATCGTGTTGAGGCTTGCTTGGGAGAGGTTGCTCGCCGCAGGAGAGGCAGTCGGGGA
Protein-coding sequences here:
- the LOC125507011 gene encoding dehydration-responsive element-binding protein 2C-like, whose amino-acid sequence is MLPRRRGSSGYRGVRERPNGWYSAEIRSGDVRLGLGSFRSAYEAARAYDVAAWRLDRPRTQMNFRDVFTREQAQCVAPPPRLITDVDRADHARRCRRLLIAEEDERAMAEWRRRHPEDVADERAYWAERTARRRAERADRRRRKALANAQCDIVSAGGRSVFTSDDERWDDIWLDTSDNTDEDDDGDDDGSDLE